The Argiope bruennichi chromosome 9, qqArgBrue1.1, whole genome shotgun sequence nucleotide sequence ttcaagttttacatgagacatataatatataaagtgagactactactttttggtgggaagtttaaaatttatttaaacaattgtagaaagtgaatgaaagaaaaatgtgagttgtagagctccagtaatttttatcatgggttcttttttctactgtttgaactaacattaaatttcaagttttacatcggacatataatatataaagttagactactacttttgggggggaagtttaaatttatttaaacaattgtagaaagtgaatgaaagaaaaatgtgagttgtagagctccagtaatttttatcatgggttcttttttctactgtttgaactaacattaaatttcaagttttacatgagacatataatatataaagtgagactactactttttggtgggaagtttaaatttatttaaacaattgtagaaagtgaatgaaagaaaaatgtgagttgtagagctccagtaatttttatcatgggttcttttttctactgtttgaactaacattaaatttcaagttttacatgagacatataatatatagagtgagactactactttttggtgggaagtttaaatttatttaaacaattgtagaaagtgaatgaaagaaaaatgtgagttgtagagctccagtaatttttatcatgggttcttttttctactgtttgaactaacattaaatttcaagttttacatgagacatataatatataaagtgagactactacttttgggggggaagtttaaatttatttaaacaattgtagaaagtgaatgaaagaaaaatgtgagttgtagagctccagtaatttttatcatgggttcttttttctactgtttgaactaacattaaatttcaagttttacatgagacatataatatataaagtgagactactacttttgggggggaagtttaaatttatttaagcaattgtagaaagtgaatgaaagaaaaatgtgagttgtagagctccagtaatttttatcatgggttcttttttccactgtttgaactaacattaaatttcaagttttacatgagacatataatatataaagtgagactactacttttgggggggaagtttaaatttatttaaggtatccgaatacgttcggagcactttttttgaaaattatcatatagAAACAAATTAACATGTTTTTTGACTTCAGTTTATGTGTACATAagctattataagttaaaatttgcaataattttttttagttttagaaaattggTAGATATAtggtgaattttgaagaaattttaggaaaacttcAAAAATGGTACACGAAATTCTATTTaaccaaattcaataaatttagtatttaaataatcctTATGCAATTACCTAGGGAATGACCTAAAATTTTAAGGCTAccccaataaataaaacttctagaGCTAGTCGAAGAACCATCACAgggtattttgcatattttataacaccattattcaaataacataccataatttaaaaaatattcctattatgaACATTCTTTTAGGTCACGCTCTAGAAAACATTATAAGGAAAGATTATACCAAGTTTCAAAGCAATTGCTTTAGAATAATTCAAGTTATCATTTTTATCGCtggcaaaatatgcaaaaaaagtgattttgagaaaaatgcatttttattacaacttaCCACATATATGCTATATACATGTGACTACTAACCTAAAATGTCCCAGATTTATAAGTTAAACCTTCTGCTTgctcatttttaactaattttttctttttagctgcccgatttttttttctggcaacttTAACTCCGGGCAAAGAATGTCGCTTGGATTCGTTAACTCGCACTTCGTCGAGTTCAGCAAAACCTTTGAGGGTAAACACCCCCAAACTTACACCAAAATGCCTTAAAATATCTAGCAGTCCTTCAAATcctttattaaattgaatcaCTGCCATGTATGCACCCAACCGCAATGTTGACAACTCAacgaaaatttcttttggaataaatttccaaagaattCCATTGAACGATTCATTTGCATTTTGGGTTTTCCCATGCAAGcatttttgtagcaaatttttgTCACATAATTGCATGTATACAGGCTTGATGCTATTGAGGACATTTTTTGGAAGCCCTTTTgatttttccttgtatttttttcCGTTCGATATGGCTTGCTGATATCTACACCAGCTCTCGGGCCCAACTGGACATTGACCATGCATTGGTTGTTTTGCACTGGAACAGCAGTGAAAAAATGCTGCAATTACTGCCTTTTGCATGCCTTCCAAATCATTCACATTACTACGGATAGCAATTCCGtagtaattttgcaatttatcgaTGAAGGTGTCTGTAAGTTTTCCTCGACCTCCAAGACCTTTTTGcttcgattttaattttcttagccTTGTGCCAACACGCTTCTGTATATGTCCAATACACTCATATTTTGTAACGCTATCCTTCCCATAAACATCTTTCACAGCATCATATCCTTTTGAATCCCCGTCgccatagaattttatatattgtagttTCCTCATGTCAGCAGACCTTTCAAAAATACGATAAGCACCAAGAGGTTCCATAGCACCAGACGAACCTGTATGTTTTGTACAGGTATGACTAGAGTTTATTGCTTCGCtgttttttttgtcacaaattcTACACACTTTCGACATCACTTCAATGTCTAACACCTTTCCAGTGTCTATTGAAATGACCGTGACACATCCATTCAGAGATGAATACCCTCTTCGTTGCCATGTGCCATCAACTGACACACCGCACTGAGCTATTTCTTCAGTTACTGAGTCACCTCTAATTTCTAATGCAGCTTCCTTAATTGTTTTGGATGCCACGTTACTAGCAGCAGCTTCCAGTTTTTTTTCGAGATAGCCAAATGACTTTTTCGAAGGCACATTCACATTCATCGCAGAACACAGTTTTTTCGCTGCAGAATGTCCCCTGCCAATAACTCTCATACCAAAAACAAATGCAAGATTTAtggtatgcattttatttaccttttgagAGGTGCAGAAAGATATTGAATAGTCacaatttttacactttaatgtCATATTCATCGCTAAGCCAAATACAGACTCCTGGATAATGCTAACTCCACTTTTAAAACACACAGGACaacataatgatgaaataatgtcattgaggatttggaaattaataagcacattcttttcgTTGTTTATAGGAATATCTGAAGGTTTCgaagattgttttaattttgtttcactgACTGTTAACAGTGAAGCATCTAACTTACTACTTTTTGTAGCTTTACTGGAGTATCTGTTCCCTCCGAATTTCCGTTTGCGAGAGTAacacttgtttttattattacccATTACTAGCACTGTTAAAAACACTAAcactttctaaaatttcactaataatctatcaaattaatgcagattactattatttttgtaaaaactaaaCAAGAAGATCACAACAAAATCGCAACGCACGctacaaatgtaaacaaactaatGTTGCcagatttccttaaattttacgTTGCCACATATCCTTAAGgtgcagaattattttaaatattaaattaataatatactaaaattattttttaaaaaaatcgcggaatttcaatcaaatttgacaGTTTTATGGGCATTTAAATGCTTACTTCCGGTTACTTGAACACCCACTTCCGGTTTACCGAGCTTTACTAATTTGCTAATATCTCGGCTTGTAATTGACGTAGAAACAAAGTACAAGCTGTTTTGTAAAGCTAAATAACTGCTTTATTCAATAaaaccaaaaactaaaaatacgattttttgaaaaaaatagccatttcaacgtattcggataccttaaacaattgtagaaagcGAATGAAAGAAgaatgtgagttgtagagctccagtaatttttatcatgggttctttttcccactgtttgaactaacattaaatttcaagttttacatgagacatataatatataaagtgagactactacttttggggggggggagtttaaatttatttaaacaattgtagaaagtgaatgaaagaaaaatgtgagttgtagagctccagtaatttttatcatgggttcttttttctactgtttgaactaacattaaatttcaagttttacatcagacatataatatataaagttagactactacttttgggggggaagtttaaatttatttaaacaattgtagaaagt carries:
- the LOC129984990 gene encoding uncharacterized protein LOC129984990 produces the protein MRVIGRGHSAAKKLCSAMNVNVPSKKSFGYLEKKLEAAASNVASKTIKEAALEIRGDSVTEEIAQCGVSVDGTWQRRGYSSLNGCVTVISIDTGKVLDIEVMSKVCRICDKKNSEAINSSHTCTKHTGSSGAMEPLGAYRIFERSADMRKLQYIKFYGDGDSKGYDAVKDVYGKDSVTKYECIGHIQKRVGTRLRKLKSKQKGLGGRGKLTDTFIDKLQNYYGIAIRSNVNDLEGMQKAVIAAFFHCCSSAKQPMHGQCPVGPESWCRYQQAISNGKKYKEKSKGLPKNVLNSIKPVYMQLCDKNLLQKCLHGKTQNANESFNGILWKFIPKEIFVELSTLRLGAYMAVIQFNKGFEGLLDILRHFGVSLGVFTLKGFAELDEVRVNESKRHSLPGVKSVT